The following are encoded in a window of Primulina eburnea isolate SZY01 chromosome 4, ASM2296580v1, whole genome shotgun sequence genomic DNA:
- the LOC140828953 gene encoding uncharacterized protein isoform X4 yields MGRRKERRIAAISAAGRRVKLDLCVEPSGDLGGSSAQDELGGDSDSRTQAELPDSPSSSGPQLNNPLMLLEQYSDDDVDELLSEGQDAGAAKDPSYEVDDTTKGIGEETTEDIGTDDVNDPSVQVVKQLEMDNDDSVSQDLLQKFGKGVSSFSYTDDLHRETKAIEEGIHAATHSEPVGDESSSWKKVLHEESSQYYYWNILTGETSWEVPDVLAQATVVSHPEKTVGDTSGTSVDVEQEDATFEKLKEGSEAIYKTSGNSSKGAEANGFEEGSKGDSLDCKSGTHFVARLLKHCDILLERLNSLESLNWNLQWQDIKLKYKLEVEIRLSDIMTLASHGSALLQFWLYTEEQLKRLDAAIDDAIRQYGSAPIGEYEATVKSQEAFKVDSNEKKGPCQAAKESNHPDSTFEKSHIEAYSDLATTTGLVSSLVNPITCSNTETEGKDEIVGLEVQSEIISKSVVYCGEEVDMDVDMEVEDTSTSLKSSIGGASGAHYDILSHEQSNLQHPPAVHEPLLQGQMFSVQPPATSWIHQLSLENGPCPPPPPDNEPFPPPPPDDYPFPPPPPDEPPETSYPPPSHFESVHSLPYSEHYVLTYPSSNLDYFGQSNTEISGATLYSHPEGVQVSASHITPYYEPVSNIYAVTPLVGNPGEPSSYYGLQNGSLNHPSLVSGAAVESSRIQSETVLTNKDIDTTCSLGSHAETAYDLFPKANPSVVKYGQGSVKEAEFLDAQLAIGSQSTTSTSHGSQSTTSTSHGANALSASDTPTFVSAAAASSKVQSKVSRSKKRNVAMVSTLRSNKKVSSLVDKWKAAKEELHEEEEEPENVYEMLERKRQREIEEWQAQQIASGEAKENANFQPLGGDWRERVKRKRAQQMKETEHNVSKPTGPEEPNLVELSRDLPSGWQAYWDDSSKKVYYGNAVTSETTWNKPKH; encoded by the exons ATGGGAAGGCGAAAGGAGCGTCGAATTGCCGCCATAAGCGCCGCTGGTCGCAGAGTTAAGCTTGATTTGTGTGTGGAACCATCCG GAGATTTGGGTGGCTCCTCTGCTCAGGACGAACTTGGAGGGGACAGTGACTCCAGAACTCAGGCCGAGTTACCTGATTCACCCTCTTCCTCAG GTCCACAGCTAAATAATCCTCTTATGCTTCTCGAGCAATACAGTGATGATGACGTGGATGAACTTCTGAGCGAAGGTCAAGATGCTGGTGCTGCCAAGGACCCATCTTATGAGGTTGATGACACG ACAAAAGGCATTGGTGAAGAAACAACTGAAGATATTGGAACTGATGATGTGAATGATCCTTCTGTTCAAGTGGTGAAACAGCTTGAGATGGATAATGATGATTCTGTGTCGCAGGATCTTTTGCAAAAATTTGGGAAAGGAGTCAGTTCATTTAGTTATACTGATGATTTGCACAGAGAAACAAAGGCGATTGAAGAAGGTATACATGCTGCAACACATAGTGAACCAGTTGGAGACGAGAGTTCAAGCTGGAAAAAGGTGTTGCATGAAGAGAGTAGTCAATATTATTATTGGAATATTTTAACTGGTGAAACTTCATGGGAAGTACCTGACGTGTTGGCTCAGGCCACTGTTGTGAGTCATCCAGAGAAAACTGTTGGTGATACATCAGGAACATCTGTGGATGTAGAACAAGAAGATGCAACGTTTGAGAAACTTAAAGAAGGTTCTGAGGCCATTTACAAAACTAGTGGTAATTCTAGTAAAGGGGCAGAAGCAAATGGATTTGAGGAAGGATCCAAGGGTGATTCTCTTG ACTGCAAATCAGGGACTCATTTTGTTGCGCGTCTGTTAAAGCATTGTGACATCCTGTTAGAGCGATTGAACTCTTTGGAAAG TTTGAATTGGAATCTGCAATGGCaagatattaaattaaaatacaaattggAAGTTGAGATCAGACTCTCCGACATTATGACTTTAGCATCTCATGGATCAGCCTTACTTCAATTTTGGTTGTATACTGAGGAACAGTTAAAACGACTTGATGCAGCCATAGATGATGCTATTCGGCAATATGGTTCTGCTCCTATAGGTGAATATGAAGCTACTGTTAAATCACAAGAAGCCTTCAAAGTTGATTCAAATGAAAAGAAGGGACCATGTCAGGCTGCTAAAGAATCAAATCATCCTGATTCTACTTTTGAGAAGTCACATATTGAAGCTTATAGTGATCTTGCCACCACAACTGGACTTGTGTCTTCGCTGGTTAATCCCATCACGTGTTCTAATACTGAGACTGAAGGAAAGGATGAAATCGTTGGGCTTGAAGTGCAAAGTGAAATAATATCCAAATCTGTTGTTTATTGTGGAGAAGAGGTGGACATGGATGTGGACATGGAAGTCGAGGACACATCTACTTCACTGAAATCATCTATTGGAGGTGCATCAGGTGCTCATTATGATATCCTATCCCACGAACAATCAAATCTACAACATCCTCCTGCAGTCCACGAGCCATTGCTGCAGGGGCAAATGTTTAGTGTACAACCACCTGCCACAAGTTGGATTCATCAACTGTCTCTTGAAAACGGACCTTGCCCCCCTCCACCTCCTGATAATGAACCTTTTCCCCCTCCACCACCTGATGACTATCCTTTTCCCCCACCACCGCCTGACGAGCCTCCAGAAACATCTTATCCTCCACCATCACATTTCGAGTCTGTCCATTCTTTGCCTTATTCAGAGCACTATGTGCTGACATATCCTTCCTCAAATCTTGATTATTTTGGGCAATCAAACACTGAAATTTCTGGCGCCACTCTGTATTCCCATCCTGAGGGAGTGCAAGTTTCTGCTTCCCATATAACACCTTATTATGAACCAGTTTCGAATATCTATGCAGTCACTCCTTTGGTAGGCAACCCCGGAGAACCTAGTTCATATTATGGCCTTCAAAATGGCAGTCTAAATCATCCTTCATTGGTGAGTGGTGCAGCTGTGGAGTCTTCAAGGATTCAAAGTGAAACTGTTCTCACAAACAAGGACATTGATACTACATGTTCCTTAGGTTCCCATGCAGAAACTGCCTATGATTTATTTCCAAAAGCTAATCCTAGTGTTGTCAAGTATGGTCAAGGGTCTGTAAAGGAGGCAGAGTTCTTGGATGCTCAACTTGCTATTGGATCTCAATCAACTACTTCCACGAGCCATGGATCTCAATCAACTACTTCCACGAGCCATGGTGCTAATGCTTTGTCAGCCTCTGATACTCCAACTTTTGTTTCTGCTGCTGCTGCAAGTTCCAAGGTTCAATCCAAGG TTTCACGTAGTAAAAAGAGAAATGTTGCTATGGTATCCACATTGAGATCTAATAAGAAAGTCTCCAGCTTGGTGGACAAG TGGAAAGCTGCAAAAGAAGAGTTGCATGAAGAGGAAGAAGAACCTGAAAACGTTTATGAAATGTTAGAGAGGAAACGGCAACGAGAAATTGAG GAGTGGCAAGCCCAGCAGATTGCCAGTGGGGAGGCGAAAGAGAATGCTAATTTTCAGCCACTGGGTGGTGATTG GCGAGAAAGGGTGAAGCGGAAGAGAGCCCAACAAATGAAAGAAACTGAACACAATGTTTCAAAACCCACTGGACCTGAAGAACCCAATCTTGTTGAACTTTCAAGAGATCTTCCATCTGGGTGGCAG GCTTACTGGGATGATTCTTCAAAGAAAGTTTATTATGGAAATGCGGTGACATCTGAAACAACCTGGAATAAGCCAAAGCATTAG
- the LOC140828953 gene encoding uncharacterized protein isoform X2, whose protein sequence is MGRRKERRIAAISAAGRRVKLDLCVEPSGDLGGSSAQDELGGDSDSRTQAELPDSPSSSGPQLNNPLMLLEQYSDDDVDELLSEGQDAGAAKDPSYEVDDTTKGIGEETTEDIGTDDVNDPSVQVVKQLEMDNDDSVSQDLLQKFGKGVSSFSYTDDLHRETKAIEEGIHAATHSEPVGDESSSWKKVLHEESSQYYYWNILTGETSWEVPDVLAQATVVSHPEKTVGDTSGTSVDVEQEDATFEKLKEGSEAIYKTSGNSSKGAEANGFEEGSKGDSLGNEIANTDACQNCQTSLLDDAPVVNDAKYNCNLLSIDCKSGTHFVARLLKHCDILLERLNSLESLNWNLQWQDIKLKYKLEVEIRLSDIMTLASHGSALLQFWLYTEEQLKRLDAAIDDAIRQYGSAPIGEYEATVKSQEAFKVDSNEKKGPCQAAKESNHPDSTFEKSHIEAYSDLATTTGLVSSLVNPITCSNTETEGKDEIVGLEVQSEIISKSVVYCGEEVDMDVDMEVEDTSTSLKSSIGGASGAHYDILSHEQSNLQHPPAVHEPLLQGQMFSVQPPATSWIHQLSLENGPCPPPPPDNEPFPPPPPDDYPFPPPPPDEPPETSYPPPSHFESVHSLPYSEHYVLTYPSSNLDYFGQSNTEISGATLYSHPEGVQVSASHITPYYEPVSNIYAVTPLVGNPGEPSSYYGLQNGSLNHPSLVSGAAVESSRIQSETVLTNKDIDTTCSLGSHAETAYDLFPKANPSVVKYGQGSVKEAEFLDAQLAIGSQSTTSTSHGANALSASDTPTFVSAAAASSKVQSKVSRSKKRNVAMVSTLRSNKKVSSLVDKWKAAKEELHEEEEEPENVYEMLERKRQREIEEWQAQQIASGEAKENANFQPLGGDWRERVKRKRAQQMKETEHNVSKPTGPEEPNLVELSRDLPSGWQAYWDDSSKKVYYGNAVTSETTWNKPKH, encoded by the exons ATGGGAAGGCGAAAGGAGCGTCGAATTGCCGCCATAAGCGCCGCTGGTCGCAGAGTTAAGCTTGATTTGTGTGTGGAACCATCCG GAGATTTGGGTGGCTCCTCTGCTCAGGACGAACTTGGAGGGGACAGTGACTCCAGAACTCAGGCCGAGTTACCTGATTCACCCTCTTCCTCAG GTCCACAGCTAAATAATCCTCTTATGCTTCTCGAGCAATACAGTGATGATGACGTGGATGAACTTCTGAGCGAAGGTCAAGATGCTGGTGCTGCCAAGGACCCATCTTATGAGGTTGATGACACG ACAAAAGGCATTGGTGAAGAAACAACTGAAGATATTGGAACTGATGATGTGAATGATCCTTCTGTTCAAGTGGTGAAACAGCTTGAGATGGATAATGATGATTCTGTGTCGCAGGATCTTTTGCAAAAATTTGGGAAAGGAGTCAGTTCATTTAGTTATACTGATGATTTGCACAGAGAAACAAAGGCGATTGAAGAAGGTATACATGCTGCAACACATAGTGAACCAGTTGGAGACGAGAGTTCAAGCTGGAAAAAGGTGTTGCATGAAGAGAGTAGTCAATATTATTATTGGAATATTTTAACTGGTGAAACTTCATGGGAAGTACCTGACGTGTTGGCTCAGGCCACTGTTGTGAGTCATCCAGAGAAAACTGTTGGTGATACATCAGGAACATCTGTGGATGTAGAACAAGAAGATGCAACGTTTGAGAAACTTAAAGAAGGTTCTGAGGCCATTTACAAAACTAGTGGTAATTCTAGTAAAGGGGCAGAAGCAAATGGATTTGAGGAAGGATCCAAGGGTGATTCTCTTGGTAATGAAATAGCAAATACAGATGCCTGTCAAAATTGTCAAACTTCTTTGCTTGATGATGCTCCAGTAGTTAATGATGCTAAATATAACTGCAATTTACTTTCTATAGACTGCAAATCAGGGACTCATTTTGTTGCGCGTCTGTTAAAGCATTGTGACATCCTGTTAGAGCGATTGAACTCTTTGGAAAG TTTGAATTGGAATCTGCAATGGCaagatattaaattaaaatacaaattggAAGTTGAGATCAGACTCTCCGACATTATGACTTTAGCATCTCATGGATCAGCCTTACTTCAATTTTGGTTGTATACTGAGGAACAGTTAAAACGACTTGATGCAGCCATAGATGATGCTATTCGGCAATATGGTTCTGCTCCTATAGGTGAATATGAAGCTACTGTTAAATCACAAGAAGCCTTCAAAGTTGATTCAAATGAAAAGAAGGGACCATGTCAGGCTGCTAAAGAATCAAATCATCCTGATTCTACTTTTGAGAAGTCACATATTGAAGCTTATAGTGATCTTGCCACCACAACTGGACTTGTGTCTTCGCTGGTTAATCCCATCACGTGTTCTAATACTGAGACTGAAGGAAAGGATGAAATCGTTGGGCTTGAAGTGCAAAGTGAAATAATATCCAAATCTGTTGTTTATTGTGGAGAAGAGGTGGACATGGATGTGGACATGGAAGTCGAGGACACATCTACTTCACTGAAATCATCTATTGGAGGTGCATCAGGTGCTCATTATGATATCCTATCCCACGAACAATCAAATCTACAACATCCTCCTGCAGTCCACGAGCCATTGCTGCAGGGGCAAATGTTTAGTGTACAACCACCTGCCACAAGTTGGATTCATCAACTGTCTCTTGAAAACGGACCTTGCCCCCCTCCACCTCCTGATAATGAACCTTTTCCCCCTCCACCACCTGATGACTATCCTTTTCCCCCACCACCGCCTGACGAGCCTCCAGAAACATCTTATCCTCCACCATCACATTTCGAGTCTGTCCATTCTTTGCCTTATTCAGAGCACTATGTGCTGACATATCCTTCCTCAAATCTTGATTATTTTGGGCAATCAAACACTGAAATTTCTGGCGCCACTCTGTATTCCCATCCTGAGGGAGTGCAAGTTTCTGCTTCCCATATAACACCTTATTATGAACCAGTTTCGAATATCTATGCAGTCACTCCTTTGGTAGGCAACCCCGGAGAACCTAGTTCATATTATGGCCTTCAAAATGGCAGTCTAAATCATCCTTCATTGGTGAGTGGTGCAGCTGTGGAGTCTTCAAGGATTCAAAGTGAAACTGTTCTCACAAACAAGGACATTGATACTACATGTTCCTTAGGTTCCCATGCAGAAACTGCCTATGATTTATTTCCAAAAGCTAATCCTAGTGTTGTCAAGTATGGTCAAGGGTCTGTAAAGGAGGCAGAGTTCTTGGATGCTCAACTTGCTATTGGATCTCAATCAACTACTTCCACGAGCCATGG TGCTAATGCTTTGTCAGCCTCTGATACTCCAACTTTTGTTTCTGCTGCTGCTGCAAGTTCCAAGGTTCAATCCAAGG TTTCACGTAGTAAAAAGAGAAATGTTGCTATGGTATCCACATTGAGATCTAATAAGAAAGTCTCCAGCTTGGTGGACAAG TGGAAAGCTGCAAAAGAAGAGTTGCATGAAGAGGAAGAAGAACCTGAAAACGTTTATGAAATGTTAGAGAGGAAACGGCAACGAGAAATTGAG GAGTGGCAAGCCCAGCAGATTGCCAGTGGGGAGGCGAAAGAGAATGCTAATTTTCAGCCACTGGGTGGTGATTG GCGAGAAAGGGTGAAGCGGAAGAGAGCCCAACAAATGAAAGAAACTGAACACAATGTTTCAAAACCCACTGGACCTGAAGAACCCAATCTTGTTGAACTTTCAAGAGATCTTCCATCTGGGTGGCAG GCTTACTGGGATGATTCTTCAAAGAAAGTTTATTATGGAAATGCGGTGACATCTGAAACAACCTGGAATAAGCCAAAGCATTAG
- the LOC140828953 gene encoding uncharacterized protein isoform X6, translating into MDNDDSVSQDLLQKFGKGVSSFSYTDDLHRETKAIEEGIHAATHSEPVGDESSSWKKVLHEESSQYYYWNILTGETSWEVPDVLAQATVVSHPEKTVGDTSGTSVDVEQEDATFEKLKEGSEAIYKTSGNSSKGAEANGFEEGSKGDSLGNEIANTDACQNCQTSLLDDAPVVNDAKYNCNLLSIDCKSGTHFVARLLKHCDILLERLNSLESLNWNLQWQDIKLKYKLEVEIRLSDIMTLASHGSALLQFWLYTEEQLKRLDAAIDDAIRQYGSAPIGEYEATVKSQEAFKVDSNEKKGPCQAAKESNHPDSTFEKSHIEAYSDLATTTGLVSSLVNPITCSNTETEGKDEIVGLEVQSEIISKSVVYCGEEVDMDVDMEVEDTSTSLKSSIGGASGAHYDILSHEQSNLQHPPAVHEPLLQGQMFSVQPPATSWIHQLSLENGPCPPPPPDNEPFPPPPPDDYPFPPPPPDEPPETSYPPPSHFESVHSLPYSEHYVLTYPSSNLDYFGQSNTEISGATLYSHPEGVQVSASHITPYYEPVSNIYAVTPLVGNPGEPSSYYGLQNGSLNHPSLVSGAAVESSRIQSETVLTNKDIDTTCSLGSHAETAYDLFPKANPSVVKYGQGSVKEAEFLDAQLAIGSQSTTSTSHGSQSTTSTSHGANALSASDTPTFVSAAAASSKVQSKVSRSKKRNVAMVSTLRSNKKVSSLVDKWKAAKEELHEEEEEPENVYEMLERKRQREIEEWQAQQIASGEAKENANFQPLGGDWRERVKRKRAQQMKETEHNVSKPTGPEEPNLVELSRDLPSGWQAYWDDSSKKVYYGNAVTSETTWNKPKH; encoded by the exons ATGGATAATGATGATTCTGTGTCGCAGGATCTTTTGCAAAAATTTGGGAAAGGAGTCAGTTCATTTAGTTATACTGATGATTTGCACAGAGAAACAAAGGCGATTGAAGAAGGTATACATGCTGCAACACATAGTGAACCAGTTGGAGACGAGAGTTCAAGCTGGAAAAAGGTGTTGCATGAAGAGAGTAGTCAATATTATTATTGGAATATTTTAACTGGTGAAACTTCATGGGAAGTACCTGACGTGTTGGCTCAGGCCACTGTTGTGAGTCATCCAGAGAAAACTGTTGGTGATACATCAGGAACATCTGTGGATGTAGAACAAGAAGATGCAACGTTTGAGAAACTTAAAGAAGGTTCTGAGGCCATTTACAAAACTAGTGGTAATTCTAGTAAAGGGGCAGAAGCAAATGGATTTGAGGAAGGATCCAAGGGTGATTCTCTTGGTAATGAAATAGCAAATACAGATGCCTGTCAAAATTGTCAAACTTCTTTGCTTGATGATGCTCCAGTAGTTAATGATGCTAAATATAACTGCAATTTACTTTCTATAGACTGCAAATCAGGGACTCATTTTGTTGCGCGTCTGTTAAAGCATTGTGACATCCTGTTAGAGCGATTGAACTCTTTGGAAAG TTTGAATTGGAATCTGCAATGGCaagatattaaattaaaatacaaattggAAGTTGAGATCAGACTCTCCGACATTATGACTTTAGCATCTCATGGATCAGCCTTACTTCAATTTTGGTTGTATACTGAGGAACAGTTAAAACGACTTGATGCAGCCATAGATGATGCTATTCGGCAATATGGTTCTGCTCCTATAGGTGAATATGAAGCTACTGTTAAATCACAAGAAGCCTTCAAAGTTGATTCAAATGAAAAGAAGGGACCATGTCAGGCTGCTAAAGAATCAAATCATCCTGATTCTACTTTTGAGAAGTCACATATTGAAGCTTATAGTGATCTTGCCACCACAACTGGACTTGTGTCTTCGCTGGTTAATCCCATCACGTGTTCTAATACTGAGACTGAAGGAAAGGATGAAATCGTTGGGCTTGAAGTGCAAAGTGAAATAATATCCAAATCTGTTGTTTATTGTGGAGAAGAGGTGGACATGGATGTGGACATGGAAGTCGAGGACACATCTACTTCACTGAAATCATCTATTGGAGGTGCATCAGGTGCTCATTATGATATCCTATCCCACGAACAATCAAATCTACAACATCCTCCTGCAGTCCACGAGCCATTGCTGCAGGGGCAAATGTTTAGTGTACAACCACCTGCCACAAGTTGGATTCATCAACTGTCTCTTGAAAACGGACCTTGCCCCCCTCCACCTCCTGATAATGAACCTTTTCCCCCTCCACCACCTGATGACTATCCTTTTCCCCCACCACCGCCTGACGAGCCTCCAGAAACATCTTATCCTCCACCATCACATTTCGAGTCTGTCCATTCTTTGCCTTATTCAGAGCACTATGTGCTGACATATCCTTCCTCAAATCTTGATTATTTTGGGCAATCAAACACTGAAATTTCTGGCGCCACTCTGTATTCCCATCCTGAGGGAGTGCAAGTTTCTGCTTCCCATATAACACCTTATTATGAACCAGTTTCGAATATCTATGCAGTCACTCCTTTGGTAGGCAACCCCGGAGAACCTAGTTCATATTATGGCCTTCAAAATGGCAGTCTAAATCATCCTTCATTGGTGAGTGGTGCAGCTGTGGAGTCTTCAAGGATTCAAAGTGAAACTGTTCTCACAAACAAGGACATTGATACTACATGTTCCTTAGGTTCCCATGCAGAAACTGCCTATGATTTATTTCCAAAAGCTAATCCTAGTGTTGTCAAGTATGGTCAAGGGTCTGTAAAGGAGGCAGAGTTCTTGGATGCTCAACTTGCTATTGGATCTCAATCAACTACTTCCACGAGCCATGGATCTCAATCAACTACTTCCACGAGCCATGGTGCTAATGCTTTGTCAGCCTCTGATACTCCAACTTTTGTTTCTGCTGCTGCTGCAAGTTCCAAGGTTCAATCCAAGG TTTCACGTAGTAAAAAGAGAAATGTTGCTATGGTATCCACATTGAGATCTAATAAGAAAGTCTCCAGCTTGGTGGACAAG TGGAAAGCTGCAAAAGAAGAGTTGCATGAAGAGGAAGAAGAACCTGAAAACGTTTATGAAATGTTAGAGAGGAAACGGCAACGAGAAATTGAG GAGTGGCAAGCCCAGCAGATTGCCAGTGGGGAGGCGAAAGAGAATGCTAATTTTCAGCCACTGGGTGGTGATTG GCGAGAAAGGGTGAAGCGGAAGAGAGCCCAACAAATGAAAGAAACTGAACACAATGTTTCAAAACCCACTGGACCTGAAGAACCCAATCTTGTTGAACTTTCAAGAGATCTTCCATCTGGGTGGCAG GCTTACTGGGATGATTCTTCAAAGAAAGTTTATTATGGAAATGCGGTGACATCTGAAACAACCTGGAATAAGCCAAAGCATTAG